The DNA sequence AACAAGGGAATAAGTGGCAGTTAGCATGCGGACTCCTTGATTCTGTAACTGCGGCTAGACGATCCGGGATTCAACGAATCCAGACGTTGCACTGCGAAAATCCGAGGGGAATGGGTTAAAAAAAGCGTGCGCTAAGTATAGGCGGCGGTTGATTTGCTCATTTGACATTACGCAAATTGACCGGAGAAGCCAAGTAATTTGAGGTAACTTAATGTTAATACGCTAATGATTAGTAACAGAAGCGCAACGACCGTGATACGCGACCCAAACTCGAGGAGGAGTGTGTGCCGGTAAGAAAGGTAAGAAGGAATAGGGAAAGTAATGCGGATTGACCATGTTGGCGGGCAACATATCAATCCGCGAAGCAAGAATACAGATCAGCTCAGCTTTACCGCGTGTTCCCTGGTGGAATGGAAAGTCAGCTGCGGCCAACGCTCCTGCGTGAGCTTGAGATTGACGCCGGAAGTTGCCAGATAAGCCATATTCCCCGCAGCGTCAAAAGCGACATTGGCGCCGGCCGAGGATTTTTCGAAATCCGCCAGAGCCTTCTTGTCATTAGATGTAACCCAGCGCGCGCTGCTGATGCTGGTGCCTTCGAAAACCGCATCGACGCCGTATTCGTTCAGCAGGCGGGACGCCACCACTTCGAACTGCAGCACGCCGACCGCGCCCAGCACCAGGTCGCCCCCATGCACCGGCTTGAAGACCTGGACTGCGCCCTCCTCGCCCAGCTGCTGCAAGCCCTTGTGCAATTGCTTGATCTTCAGCGGATTGCGAATGCGCACCGAGCGGAAGAAATCCGGCGCGAAATACGGAATACCGGTGAATTGCAGCAATTCACCTTCGGAAAAACTGTCGCCGATCTGCATGTTGCCATGATTCGGCAAGCCGATGATGTCGCCCGCATAGGCTTCTTCCACCTGTTCGCGGGAAGAGGCCATGAAAGTCACGACCGACGATACCTTGATCTCGCGGTTCAGGCGCAGGTGCTTGATTTTCATGCCGCGCTCGAAACGGCCGGAACACACGCGCAAAAATGCAATACGGTCGCGGTGCGCCGGGTCCATGTTGGCCTGGATCTTGAACACGAAGCCTGAGAAAGGCGCCTCGACCGGCGCCACCGAGCGCACGGTCGCATCGCGTTCGCGCGGCGCCGGCGCCCAGTCCAGCAGCGCATTGAGGATTTCGCGCACGCCGAAATTGTTGATCGCCGAGCCGAAGAAGACCGGCGTTTGCTTACCTGCAAGGAATTCCTCGAGGTTGAACGGATGCGATGCACCATGCACCAGTTCCACCTCCATCTTCAGCTGTTCGATCTCGAGCGGGAACATCTCGGCCAGACGCGGGTTGTCGATGCCCTGGACCACTTCGAATTCCTGATCGGCGCGTTCCTCGCCCGCCTTGAACAGCAGGATTTCATCGCGCAGCAGGTGATACACGCCGCGGAAGTTCTTGCCCATGCCGATCGGCCATGTCACCGGCGCGCACTGGATCTTCAGCACCGATTCGACTTCGTCCAGAAGCTCCAGCGGATCGCGGCACTCGCGGTCCAGCTTGTTCATGAAGGTCAGGATCGGCGTATCGCGCATGCGGCACACGTTGAGCAGCTTGATGGTCTGCTCTTCCACGCCCTTGGCGGCGTCGATCACCATCAGCGCCGAGTCGACCGCGGTCAGCACGCGATAGGTGTCTTCCGAAAAGTCCTGGTGGCCCGGCGTGTCGAGCAGGTTGACCACGTGGTCGCGGTATTCGAACTGCATCACCGAGCTGGCCACCGAAATGCCGCGCTGCTTTTCGATCTCCATCCAGTCGGAAGTCGCATGGCGGCCGCTCTTGCGCGCCTTGACCGTGCCGGCGAGCTGGATCGCGCCCGAGAACAGCAGCAGCTTTTCCGTCAGCGTGGTTTTACCGGCGTCCGGGTGGGAAATGATGCCGAAGGTACGGCGCCGCGCGACTTCGCGCGCGATCAGCTCGGCGGGAGCCTTGCGGGATTCGGAGGCGACCTCGGCGGTATCGGCGGTCGGGAGATCTGGAGCGGAGGACATGATGCTTTTGATGATATGTAAAGCGGAATCTGAATGTGAGGCCGGAATCCCGCCTCACAAGAATGGAATTACTCTTTGATGAAATGCTCGCGGTAATAGCGCAGCTCTTCGATCGACTCGACGATATCGGCCAGCGCCGTATGCTTCTGGTGTTTCTTGAAACCGCTTGCCACTGACGGCTTCCAGCGCTTGCACAATTCTTTCAGCGTCGACACGTCGAGGTTGCGATAGTGGAAAAACGTTTCCAGTTTCGGCATGCCGCGCGCCATGAAGCGGCGGTCCTGACAGATCGAGTTGCCGCACATCGGCGACTTACCGGCCGGCACAAAATGCTTGAGAAAATCGATCAATGCCGTTTCAGCATCCGCTTCCGTCACGGTCGACGCCTTCACACGGTCGATCAGGCCGGACCGGCCATGCGTGCCCTTGTTCCAAGCGTCCATGCGGTCCAGCACCTCGTCCGGCTGGTGAATCGCGAACACCGGGCCTTCGGCCAGCACATTCAACTCGGAGTCGGTCACCACGACCGCCACTTCGATAATGCGGTCGTTGTCCGGGTCCAGCCCGGTCATTTCCATGTCAACCCAGATCAGGTTGAATTCATTGGGCCGGGCGGGCGCGTTGGCAGGAACGTTGGAATTGGTAGCTTGTGACATAATTTATTTTCCTCGGTAAGGATTGGTGCGCGATAATCTGCACGCTTTTGCAGCGGTCTTGCCTGGCATCGGCCCGTGCCGTCCCATTGCGCAAGAGCGCCCGCACCTAAAACCAGCCATTTTCTCACAGGCACAGAATGTCTTCACTTGCGTTTTCGGTATTATTCATCGGTTTTCTCGCTGTTACGCTGCTGGTGCGCTTCTGGCTGGGCTCGCGCCAGATCCGTCACGTGCTGGCCCACCGCAACGCGGTGCCGGCGGAATTCGCCGAAAAGATCCCATTGTATGCGCATCAAAAGGCGGCGGATTATACCGTTGCCAAGACCAAGCTGGGATTGCTGACGATGCTGGTGAACGCGGCGGTGCTGATCGGTTTCACGCTGCTGGGCGGCTTGCAGGCGCTTTCAGAATACCTCTTCAGGCTGACCGGCCCCGGCATGGCGTACCAGTTGCTGCTCATCGCCTCGTTCGCATTCATCTCGGCGGCCATCGACCTGCCGTTCGACTATTACAAGCAATTCGTGCTCGAAGCCCGCTTCGGCTTCAACAAGATGAGCCTGCGCCTGTTCGTGACCGACCTGATCAAGAACATCATCATCGGCACCATCATCGGCCTGCCGCTCCTGTGGGTGATACTGACACTGATGGCGAAGTCCGGCGACCTGTGGTGGCTGTACGCCTGGTTCGTATGGAGCGGATTCCAGCTGCTGATGCTGGTGCTGTATCCGACCGTGATCGCGCCGCTGTTCAACAAGTTCACGCCGCTGCAGGACGAGAACCTGCGTGCGCGCATCGAGAGCCTGATGCAGCGCGTCGGCTTCGCGTCGAAAGGCTTGTTCGTGATGGATGGTTCCAAGCGCAGCGCGCACGGCAATGCCTATTTCTCAGGCTTCGGCGCAGCCAAGCGCATCGTGTTTTTCGACACTCTGCTGGCGCGCCTGGCGCCGCAGGAAATCGAAGCGGTGCTGGCGCACGAACTCGGCCACTTCAAGCTCAAGCACGTGATCAAGCGCATCGCCGTCATGTTCGCGCTCTCGCTCGGCTTTCTCGCGCTGCTAGGCTACCTGAAGACGCAAATCTGGTTCTTCACCGGCCTGGGCGTCAACCCCATGCTGTTGGGTAACAACGACGCGATGGCGCTGATCCTGTTCATGCTGGCACTGCCGGTGTTCACCTTCCTGCTCTCGCCGCTGACGTCGATCACCTCGCGCAAGCATGAATTCGAAGCCGACGCGTTCGCCGCCCGGCATACGGAGGCATCCGACCTCGTCGCAGCGCTGGTGAAGCTGTATGAAGACAACGCCTCGACGCTGACGCCGGACCCGCTCCATTCGGCGTTCTACGACTCCCATCCGCCAGCCAGCGTGCGGATCCAGCATCTGCTTGCCGGCCGATAAAAGGAAACACCATGGTTACCGCCAACGAACTGTTGAAAAAGAGATGCCGGCATCTGGATACCGGCCTGAGCGATGCCCAGATCAAGGAGCATCTTGCCGCCGTCGACGGCTGGTCGCTACAGGATGGCAAGGTCGCCAAGACCTTCAGCTTCGCGAACTACTACGAAACGCTGGCTTTCGTAAATGCGATCGCCTACGTGATCCATGCCGAAGACCATCATCCGGAACTGGCCGTCACCTATAACCGCTGCGTCGTGAAGTTCGACACGCATTCGGTGAACGGCGGACGCGGCGGCATCTCCGAGAACGACTTCATTTGTGCGGCCAAGGTGGACGCCGTGTTTCACCAGCGCGCGGCCTGACCGATGGCGGGAAAGATCGGCACCATCATCGCGGCGCACGGCCGGCATTACCTGGCCCAGGTCGACGGGATACGGCTGCAGTGCGTCACACGAGGCAAGAAAAGCGACGTTGCCGTGGGCGATATCGTCCGGATCAAGGAAACGTCACCCAATCAGGGCGTGATCGAAGCTATCGACGAGCGCAAGACGCTGCTGTACCGCTCCGACCAGTACAAGTCCAAGCTGCTGGCGGCGAACGTGACGCAGCTGTTCATCGTCGTCGCCACCGAGCCGGGTTTTTCCGACGACCTGGTATCGCGCGCGCTGATCGCCGCCGAAGCCGCCGGCATCGCGGCGCACATCGTGCTCAACAAAACCGACGTGACGGAGTTGCTGCCCAAGGCGCGCGAACGCGTCGCGCTCTATGCCTCGCTCGGCTATCGGGTCCATGAGGTATCGGCGCGCAGCGCGCCGGATGCCGCCTGCGAAACACTGCTGCCGCTGATGCGCGGCCAGTCGTCAATCCTGATCGGCCAGTCCGGCATGGGCAAGTCGTCGCTGATCAATTTGCTGGTGCCTGATGCGGATATCGCCACGCGCGAGATTTCCGCCGCGCTCGACTCGGGCAAGCACACTACCACCTTCACCCGCCTGTATGCCATCGGAACGGACTGCGCGATCATCGACTCGCCCGGTTTCCAGGAATTCGGTCTGTATCACCTGAGCGAAGGCATGCTGGAGCGGGCGTTCCGCGAGTTCGGCCCGCATCTCGGCAAGTGCCGGTTCTATAACTGCCATCACCTGACCGAGCCCGGCTGCGCGGTCCTGGCCGCGGTCGAGGCAAACACGATTGCGCCGATGCGGCATGCGCTGTACCAGCAGCTCCTGCACGAGTCGTCGCAAAAGATCGGCTACTAGAATCCCGGCTTGTTCACCATCAGGAAGTACACCGCCACCATCGAGACGAAGGCCGGATAACCCAGCCCTTCCCACCAGCGCGCATAGGTCCAGTAACGGGCCGGCAACGCTGCCCCGGACCGGAGCGCATCGTCTGCCATCCTTTTCATCCGGATCTGCAGCCACAGCACCGGCAACCAGCAGGCGCCCGCCAGCAGATACAGCGCGATCGACCACATCACCCACGGCGTGCTCGCCGGCCAACCAGCCAGCGACAGCATCGCCAAGCCCGTCACCGGTTGCAGGATGACGGCCGGCGTGGTGAATATCCAATCGGCCAGCACCACGAAGCGCGCCACCACGGCTTGCGCCTCCAGGCTCTTGCTGCGGTTGGCGCAAAACAGGTAGAACGCCGAACCGAGGCCGGTGCCGACCAGGACGACGGATGAAATGATATGAAGCGTCTTGAAAATCAGGTAGGTGGACATGAGTGGCTACGATTAACGGGTTTCGGAGGCATCCAGCACGACCAGGAGCGCAAGGATGGGAAGATTCTTCAGCACTGGGCCGAACGGATGCAGCCAGAACTGCGGCAGGAACAGCGTGATGATGGCGGTGTAGCCGAGAATCAGCGCGATCTGCAGTCGCCACAATGCGCGGCGCGGAATGGCCAGCGTGGCGATGCCGAACACGCAATCGAGCAGTGCGGCACCGTAAAGCGCCACTTGCGCCGCCGTTCCGTGCAGGCCGATCCGGTCCAGCATCACTAGGCTGTCCGCAACCGGATACAGGCCAAGCGACAGCAGGCCGGTCACGATCCAGACAACGGCGAGCGTGACGCGAAACAGCGGCAACATCCAGCCGGCTATCGCCTGCCAGCGCAACAGTTCGGCGGGAATCGCGGCAAACCAGCGTGCAGGCTCCAGCGGCGGCCGGCCCAGTATCTCGCGCAGTGGCTCCGGATCGCCCACATTTCCCTCATTCAGCATGCGCAGGGTATCGGGCGTCAGCACGCGCTGCGGCAGTTTCGCCGCCCAGCGCGCCGCCAACCGCACGACGCCCAGCGGGATCGGCAGCCATACGGGCACACGCAGCTTCATCGCTTTGCGATAGGCCGCGAGCATGGCGCGGTAAGTCATCGGTCGCGGCCCGACCACATCGACGATGCGGCGCGCGTATCTATCCGATGCCAGAATATGCACCGCCGCCTGGCACAGGTCGTCGATATGGACCGGTTGCAAAAGCTGGTCGCCAGCCCCGGGCAATCCGATCAGCGGCAAGCTCGCCAGCGTGCGGAACAAGCGGCTGCTTTCACCGTCCACGCCCACCACGAGCGACGGGCGCAGGATCGTCCAGTCCAGCGGCGAAGCCATCAGAAGCGCATCGGCTTCACGCTTGGTCCGCATATATGGCGTCGACGCCCGCCCCTCCATGCCGCCCAGCGCGGAAATCTGGAGCACGCGCGCGACGCCGGCCTGTGCGCACGCCTGGAACAGGACCGCCGGCGCATCACGGTGGATTGCCTCGAAACGCGCGTCGCCGGACTCACCCAGGATGCCGACTGCATTGACGACAGCATCGATGCCCTTGAGGCGCGGCAGCCAAGCGTCGGACCGCAGGTCGCACGCATAGTCGATCGTCACCTCATCGGGCGCAGTCGCGCCTCGTACGCCTCGCACCACCTCATGGCCGGCAGCGGCGAGCGCCGCGCAAAGATGGCGCCCGATAAAGCCTTTGGCACCGCATACAAGTATTTTCATTTCTGTAATTTCAGTCAAAACAGAAATATTCAGGCAAAAATTTTTGCCCTGCTTACAGCAACGGCAGCAGCGGCTGCCCGTCATCGCCGGCATCCTGCTGCACGGCCGACGTCTTCCCCTCTCCGCGCACAAACTTTTGCACCGATGCGCCCATTTTCAGCAGCTTCATCAGTGTTGCCGGCTCCAGACGCAGCATTTCATCAGCCCAGGTCGTCAGGGTTTCCATCAGCGCAAGCGTCTGTGCTATGCGCTCCTGCGCGGCACGCTCTTCTTGCGACAAATCAGGGCTGGCCAGACATTCGCGCAGCGTCGTGATAGTTGGGTCGAATTCGCGCTCCTTGCGCTCCCGCACCACAGTACGGAACAACTCCCATACGTCCAGCGACGTTTCGAAATGGTCACGCCGCTCGCCCATAAGGTGGGCTACCTTGACCAGCTTCCAGCCTTGCAACTCTTTCAAGCTGGTCGACACGTTCGAGCGCGCCACGCCGAGCGTTTCGGCGATCTCTTCCGCATGCATCGGCCTGCCTGCAATATAAAGCAGTGCATGAATCTGGCTGACAGTACGGTTCACTCCCCACCGGGTGCCCATTTCGCCCCAATGGAGAATGAATTTTTGCGCGATCGGTTTCAGTTCCATGAAGCTACTCTAAACCGATCAGAAATTTCAGTCAATACTGAAATTTCTGAAATGCGAAACTGGAATCGAAGCATACGGACAAGGCAGGCTGTCTTTCCGAGTACAAAACCCATATAATTGAACGAGTTACAAAAACTACGGCGGCAGGCGCCAAGCACCGGCCGCCGTTTCCTTTTATGGCTATCAAACACTTCCTCCAGTTTTCTGACTTTACGCTTGACGAATTCGAGTACCTGATCGAACGTACCCGAATCATCAAACGCAAGTTCAAGAATTACGAGCCCCATCACACGCTGCTCGATCGCACGCTGGTCATGGTGTTCGAAAAGAATTCCACCCGCACCCGACTGTCGTTCGAAGCCGGCATGCACCAGCTGGGCGGCGCGGCGATCTACCTCAACACTCGCGACAGCCAGCTCGGCCGCGGCGAGCCGGTGGAAGACGCGGCGCAGGTGATTTCCCGCATGTGCGACATCATCATGATCCGCACCTTCGGCCAGGACATCATCGACCGTTTTGCCAAGCATTCGCGCGTTCCCGTGATCAACGGCCTGACCAACGAACATCATCCCTGCCAGGTGCTGGCCGATGTGTTCACCTACATCGAGCACCGCGGCTCGATCGCCGGCAAGACTGTGGCCTGGGTGGGCGACGCCAACAACATGCTGTACTCGTGGCTGCAGGCAGCGCAAGTGTTCGGCTTCCACGTCAACGTATCGACCCCCAAGCGCTACGAAATCGATCCGTCGCTGGTATCCCAGGACAACATCAACTACACCGTCTTCGCCAATCCGGCCGACGCCTGCGCGGGAGCAGACCTGGTCACGACCGACGTCTGGACCAGCATGGGCTACGAAGAGGAAAACGCGGCACGCCTGAAAGCCTTCGCCGGCTGGATCGTGGATGGCGAAAAGATGAAGCGCGCCCATCCGGATGCCCTGTTCATGCACTGCTTGCCGGCGCATCGCGGCGAGGAAGTCGCCGCCGAGGTGATCGACGGCCCGCAGTCGGTCGTCTGGGACGAGGCGGAAAACCGGCTGCACGTACAGAAGGCACTGCTCGAATACCTGGTCCTGGGCAAGCTCAATTAATCAATCACATTTCAAGCAAGCGAAGCAGATATCATGTCGACCATTCTCCAGTCCGTCCCCGTCAATCAGAAAGTGGGCATCGCCTTTTCCGGCGGCCTCGACACCAGCGCCGCGCTGCACTGGATGCGCCAGAAGGGCGCGATTCCGTACGCGTACACCGCCAACCTTGGCCAGCCCGACGAGCCCGACTACGAAGCGATCCCGAAAAAGGCGAAGCTGTACGGTGCCGAGCAGGCGCGCCTGATCGATTGCCGTGAACAACTGGTAGCGGAGGGCATCGCCGCGCTGCAAAGCGGCGCGTTCCACATCTCGACCGCCGGCGTCACCTACTTCAACACCACGCCGCTGGGCCGCGCCGTGACCGGCACCATGCTGGTGGCCGCGATGCAGGAAGACCAGGTCGACATCTGGGGTGACGGTTCCACCTTCAAGGGCAACGACATCGAGCGCTTCTACCGCTACGGCCTGCTGGTCAATCCGGCGCTGCGCATCTACAAGCCCTGGCTGGACAACACCTTCATCCAGGAGCTGGGCGGGCGCAAGGAAATGTCGGAATTCCTGATCAAGTCCGGCTTCGACTACAAGATGTCGGTCGAAAAAGCCTATTCGACTGACTCCAACATGCTGGGCGCGACGCACGAGGCGAAAGACCTCGAGCATCTCAACAGCGGCATGAAGATCGTCGAGCCGATCATGGGCGTGGCCTTCTGGCGCGACGATGTCGAGGTCAAGCGCGAGGAAGTGAGCGTGCGCTTCGAGGAAGGACGGCCGGTGGCGCTGAACGGCATCACCTTTGCCAACGCCGTCGACCTGATGATGGAAGCCAACCGCATTGGCGGCCGCCATGGCCTTGGCATGAGCGACCAGATCGAAAACCGCATCATCGAGGCGAAGAGCCGCGGCATCTACGAGGCTCCTGGCCTGGCACTGCTGTTCATCGCCTACGAGCGCCTGGTCACCGGCATCCACAACGAAGACACGATCGAGCAGTACCGCGAAAACGGCCGCAAGCTCGGCCGCCTGCTGTACCAGGGCCGCTGGTTCGACCCGCAGGCGATCATGCTGCGCGAAGCCTCACAGCGTTGGGTGGCGCGCGCCGTCACCGGCGAAGTCACGCTGGAGCTGCGCCGCGGCAACGACTACTCGATTCTGAACACCGAATCGCCGAACCTGACTTACCAGCCGGAACGCCTGACGATGGAAAAAGGCGAAGGCGCGTTCACGCCGCAGGACCGCATCGGCCAGCTGACGATGCGCAATCTGGACATCACCGATACGCGCGACAAGCTCGGCATCTACGGCAAGGCCGGTCTGCTGGGCACCACCTCGTCGGTGGCGCTGCCGCGCCTCGGCAAGAACGGCGACAAGTAATCAATCGACATCCCATGGATACCATGACCACACAATTCGACAACGTTTCCGTCGTCAAGAAGGCCAATCTCTACTTCGACGGCAAGTGCGTTTCGCACACCGTCCTGTTCGCCGACGGCACCAAGAAAACCCTCGGCGTGATTTTCCCTTCCGCGCTGACCTTCAACACTGGCGCACCGGAAATCATGGAACTCAATGCCGGCAAATGCCGCATCCGCCTGAAGGGCGAAGAGAGCTGGACCACCTACGAAGGCGGCCAGAGCTTCAACGTCCCGGGCAATTCCACCTTCGACATCGAAACGCTGGAAACGCTCGACTACGTCTGCCACTTCGTCGCGGCATGATAAAAAAGGGCGATCGACCGATCGCCCTTTTTCTTTGGATTAAATGAACACCGGCTCGGGTTCGAGCAGCACGCCGAACTTCGCCTGCACGTCAGCTTGGATTGCGGCGGCGAGCTGCGCGATGTCGCGCCCGGTCGCGCCGCCCCGGTTCACCAGCACCAGCGCCTGTTTCTCGTACACGCCGGCCAAGCCGAGGCTCCTGCCCTTCCATCCGCACTGGTCGATCAGCCAGCCGGCAGCCAGCTTGAACGTTCCGTCGGCCTGCGCATAGCTCACCAGTTTCGGATAGCCCGCCAGTAACGCGTCGCGCTGCTGCTGGGTCACGACCGGGTTCTTGAAGAAGCTGCCGGCGTTGCCGATCTGCGCAGGGTCCGGCAGCTTGCGGGTCCGGATCGCGATTACCGCATCGCTGATCTGACCAGGCGTGGGCGCGGTGACTCCGCATGCCGCCAGTTCCTGCGCCACGTCCGCATATTGCACGTTCGCCCGCCATTGCTTGGGCAACGCAAACGTCACGTCGAGAATCGCGGCGCGGTCGCGCAATGCATGCTTGAATACGCTGTCGCGATAGCCGAAATGGCAGGCCGCCTTGTCGAGCACGAAGGTTTCGCCGGTCTCGAAATCGAACGCGGT is a window from the Noviherbaspirillum sp. UKPF54 genome containing:
- the murB gene encoding UDP-N-acetylmuramate dehydrogenase; translated protein: MTLPVQYEFSLRPFNTFGIEAKARAYLRVTSNDQLSAVKRDAELNALPRLVLGGGSNLLLTRDFPGLVLHMATTGVGIAGEDAEATFVKAAAGESWHRFVLWTLEQGLGGLENLSLIPGCVGASPIQNIGAYGVELKDCFHALTAFDFETGETFVLDKAACHFGYRDSVFKHALRDRAAILDVTFALPKQWRANVQYADVAQELAACGVTAPTPGQISDAVIAIRTRKLPDPAQIGNAGSFFKNPVVTQQQRDALLAGYPKLVSYAQADGTFKLAAGWLIDQCGWKGRSLGLAGVYEKQALVLVNRGGATGRDIAQLAAAIQADVQAKFGVLLEPEPVFI
- a CDS encoding peptide chain release factor 3: MSSAPDLPTADTAEVASESRKAPAELIAREVARRRTFGIISHPDAGKTTLTEKLLLFSGAIQLAGTVKARKSGRHATSDWMEIEKQRGISVASSVMQFEYRDHVVNLLDTPGHQDFSEDTYRVLTAVDSALMVIDAAKGVEEQTIKLLNVCRMRDTPILTFMNKLDRECRDPLELLDEVESVLKIQCAPVTWPIGMGKNFRGVYHLLRDEILLFKAGEERADQEFEVVQGIDNPRLAEMFPLEIEQLKMEVELVHGASHPFNLEEFLAGKQTPVFFGSAINNFGVREILNALLDWAPAPRERDATVRSVAPVEAPFSGFVFKIQANMDPAHRDRIAFLRVCSGRFERGMKIKHLRLNREIKVSSVVTFMASSREQVEEAYAGDIIGLPNHGNMQIGDSFSEGELLQFTGIPYFAPDFFRSVRIRNPLKIKQLHKGLQQLGEEGAVQVFKPVHGGDLVLGAVGVLQFEVVASRLLNEYGVDAVFEGTSISSARWVTSNDKKALADFEKSSAGANVAFDAAGNMAYLATSGVNLKLTQERWPQLTFHSTREHAVKLS
- the orn gene encoding oligoribonuclease, whose amino-acid sequence is MSQATNSNVPANAPARPNEFNLIWVDMEMTGLDPDNDRIIEVAVVVTDSELNVLAEGPVFAIHQPDEVLDRMDAWNKGTHGRSGLIDRVKASTVTEADAETALIDFLKHFVPAGKSPMCGNSICQDRRFMARGMPKLETFFHYRNLDVSTLKELCKRWKPSVASGFKKHQKHTALADIVESIEELRYYREHFIKE
- a CDS encoding 4a-hydroxytetrahydrobiopterin dehydratase — its product is MVTANELLKKRCRHLDTGLSDAQIKEHLAAVDGWSLQDGKVAKTFSFANYYETLAFVNAIAYVIHAEDHHPELAVTYNRCVVKFDTHSVNGGRGGISENDFICAAKVDAVFHQRAA
- the argF gene encoding ornithine carbamoyltransferase; translated protein: MAIKHFLQFSDFTLDEFEYLIERTRIIKRKFKNYEPHHTLLDRTLVMVFEKNSTRTRLSFEAGMHQLGGAAIYLNTRDSQLGRGEPVEDAAQVISRMCDIIMIRTFGQDIIDRFAKHSRVPVINGLTNEHHPCQVLADVFTYIEHRGSIAGKTVAWVGDANNMLYSWLQAAQVFGFHVNVSTPKRYEIDPSLVSQDNINYTVFANPADACAGADLVTTDVWTSMGYEEENAARLKAFAGWIVDGEKMKRAHPDALFMHCLPAHRGEEVAAEVIDGPQSVVWDEAENRLHVQKALLEYLVLGKLN
- a CDS encoding SDR family oxidoreductase → MKILVCGAKGFIGRHLCAALAAAGHEVVRGVRGATAPDEVTIDYACDLRSDAWLPRLKGIDAVVNAVGILGESGDARFEAIHRDAPAVLFQACAQAGVARVLQISALGGMEGRASTPYMRTKREADALLMASPLDWTILRPSLVVGVDGESSRLFRTLASLPLIGLPGAGDQLLQPVHIDDLCQAAVHILASDRYARRIVDVVGPRPMTYRAMLAAYRKAMKLRVPVWLPIPLGVVRLAARWAAKLPQRVLTPDTLRMLNEGNVGDPEPLREILGRPPLEPARWFAAIPAELLRWQAIAGWMLPLFRVTLAVVWIVTGLLSLGLYPVADSLVMLDRIGLHGTAAQVALYGAALLDCVFGIATLAIPRRALWRLQIALILGYTAIITLFLPQFWLHPFGPVLKNLPILALLVVLDASETR
- the rsgA gene encoding ribosome small subunit-dependent GTPase A; protein product: MAGKIGTIIAAHGRHYLAQVDGIRLQCVTRGKKSDVAVGDIVRIKETSPNQGVIEAIDERKTLLYRSDQYKSKLLAANVTQLFIVVATEPGFSDDLVSRALIAAEAAGIAAHIVLNKTDVTELLPKARERVALYASLGYRVHEVSARSAPDAACETLLPLMRGQSSILIGQSGMGKSSLINLLVPDADIATREISAALDSGKHTTTFTRLYAIGTDCAIIDSPGFQEFGLYHLSEGMLERAFREFGPHLGKCRFYNCHHLTEPGCAVLAAVEANTIAPMRHALYQQLLHESSQKIGY
- a CDS encoding M48 family metallopeptidase, whose translation is MSSLAFSVLFIGFLAVTLLVRFWLGSRQIRHVLAHRNAVPAEFAEKIPLYAHQKAADYTVAKTKLGLLTMLVNAAVLIGFTLLGGLQALSEYLFRLTGPGMAYQLLLIASFAFISAAIDLPFDYYKQFVLEARFGFNKMSLRLFVTDLIKNIIIGTIIGLPLLWVILTLMAKSGDLWWLYAWFVWSGFQLLMLVLYPTVIAPLFNKFTPLQDENLRARIESLMQRVGFASKGLFVMDGSKRSAHGNAYFSGFGAAKRIVFFDTLLARLAPQEIEAVLAHELGHFKLKHVIKRIAVMFALSLGFLALLGYLKTQIWFFTGLGVNPMLLGNNDAMALILFMLALPVFTFLLSPLTSITSRKHEFEADAFAARHTEASDLVAALVKLYEDNASTLTPDPLHSAFYDSHPPASVRIQHLLAGR
- a CDS encoding DUF2269 domain-containing protein; the encoded protein is MSTYLIFKTLHIISSVVLVGTGLGSAFYLFCANRSKSLEAQAVVARFVVLADWIFTTPAVILQPVTGLAMLSLAGWPASTPWVMWSIALYLLAGACWLPVLWLQIRMKRMADDALRSGAALPARYWTYARWWEGLGYPAFVSMVAVYFLMVNKPGF
- the argG gene encoding argininosuccinate synthase, which gives rise to MSTILQSVPVNQKVGIAFSGGLDTSAALHWMRQKGAIPYAYTANLGQPDEPDYEAIPKKAKLYGAEQARLIDCREQLVAEGIAALQSGAFHISTAGVTYFNTTPLGRAVTGTMLVAAMQEDQVDIWGDGSTFKGNDIERFYRYGLLVNPALRIYKPWLDNTFIQELGGRKEMSEFLIKSGFDYKMSVEKAYSTDSNMLGATHEAKDLEHLNSGMKIVEPIMGVAFWRDDVEVKREEVSVRFEEGRPVALNGITFANAVDLMMEANRIGGRHGLGMSDQIENRIIEAKSRGIYEAPGLALLFIAYERLVTGIHNEDTIEQYRENGRKLGRLLYQGRWFDPQAIMLREASQRWVARAVTGEVTLELRRGNDYSILNTESPNLTYQPERLTMEKGEGAFTPQDRIGQLTMRNLDITDTRDKLGIYGKAGLLGTTSSVALPRLGKNGDK
- a CDS encoding pyrimidine/purine nucleoside phosphorylase, with the translated sequence MTTQFDNVSVVKKANLYFDGKCVSHTVLFADGTKKTLGVIFPSALTFNTGAPEIMELNAGKCRIRLKGEESWTTYEGGQSFNVPGNSTFDIETLETLDYVCHFVAA
- a CDS encoding GbsR/MarR family transcriptional regulator; amino-acid sequence: MELKPIAQKFILHWGEMGTRWGVNRTVSQIHALLYIAGRPMHAEEIAETLGVARSNVSTSLKELQGWKLVKVAHLMGERRDHFETSLDVWELFRTVVRERKEREFDPTITTLRECLASPDLSQEERAAQERIAQTLALMETLTTWADEMLRLEPATLMKLLKMGASVQKFVRGEGKTSAVQQDAGDDGQPLLPLL